A single region of the Prevotella sp. HUN102 genome encodes:
- a CDS encoding BspA family leucine-rich repeat surface protein, with protein sequence MKKKNLLFVFVALLVAMLVFPSVAMAQGKEAYVVADGSTLTFYYDMQKASRTGKVYGIDETVKIEDDPIPYPAWVVVDNGFNSVTTLAVFDASFKDYRPKSTAFWFVGCKKLEKIESIENLNTSEVTDMNFMFGGCKSLISLDLSRFDTKNVTDLNCMFYNCDALTSLNVSNFDTKNVTDMSGMFYGCSSLTSLDVSNFDTKNVAIMEGMFGFCSELTTIYCNDTWKCEKSDQMFKASKKLVGAVAYNEDETDVSMANPDTGYFTRKTADGIAVVAAENATEVKDIYTLDGRRQNEMQRGLNIVRMADGTVRKIIRR encoded by the coding sequence ATGAAAAAGAAAAATTTACTCTTCGTTTTCGTCGCCTTGTTGGTGGCGATGCTCGTCTTTCCTTCTGTAGCGATGGCGCAAGGCAAGGAAGCCTATGTTGTGGCAGACGGCTCAACCTTGACTTTCTATTATGATATGCAGAAAGCCTCGCGCACGGGGAAAGTGTATGGGATAGATGAAACCGTAAAAATCGAAGATGATCCCATTCCATATCCTGCTTGGGTTGTAGTCGATAATGGCTTCAATAGCGTAACTACTTTGGCGGTGTTCGACGCATCGTTTAAAGATTATCGTCCGAAGTCCACTGCTTTTTGGTTTGTTGGCTGTAAAAAACTGGAGAAGATAGAAAGTATAGAGAATCTCAATACTTCAGAAGTAACCGATATGAATTTTATGTTTGGTGGTTGCAAATCTCTGATCTCGCTTGATCTTTCTCGCTTCGACACAAAGAATGTTACAGATCTGAATTGTATGTTCTACAATTGCGACGCTCTAACCTCGCTTAATGTTTCTAACTTTGACACGAAGAATGTTACAGATATGTCCGGTATGTTCTATGGCTGTTCGTCTCTGACTTCACTCGATGTTTCTAACTTTGACACAAAGAATGTTGCAATTATGGAAGGAATGTTTGGTTTTTGTTCGGAACTTACCACCATCTATTGTAATGATACGTGGAAATGCGAAAAATCAGACCAAATGTTCAAAGCCAGCAAAAAACTCGTGGGAGCAGTAGCGTATAACGAAGATGAAACAGATGTTTCTATGGCTAACCCCGATACTGGTTATTTCACACGCAAGACTGCCGATGGAATTGCCGTAGTGGCGGCAGAAAATGCAACGGAAGTGAAGGATATTTATACTTTGGACGGCAGACGTCAGAACGAAATGCAGCGGGGACTGAACATCGTGCGTATGGCAGACGGTACTGTGCGCAAGATAATTCGCAGATAA
- a CDS encoding transposase — MISEICCNFIVLKYKELQTKIAMFTEDKVTEIFCISDKLLLRKRAIIETVNDELKNIAQVEHSRHRSFDNFIVNLLGAIAAYCLFPKKPCINVQRTLDTQLALF; from the coding sequence GTGATTAGTGAAATTTGTTGTAACTTTATAGTGTTGAAATACAAAGAATTACAAACAAAAATAGCTATGTTCACCGAAGACAAAGTTACGGAAATATTTTGTATTTCGGATAAACTGCTGCTCAGAAAGAGGGCTATCATAGAAACGGTAAATGATGAGCTCAAGAACATTGCACAGGTAGAGCACTCCAGGCATCGGTCCTTTGACAATTTTATCGTCAATTTATTGGGGGCCATCGCTGCCTATTGCCTGTTTCCAAAGAAGCCGTGTATCAATGTACAAAGGACATTGGACACACAGCTTGCTTTATTCTGA
- a CDS encoding ABC transporter ATP-binding protein, with product MIDIKGITKSFGSLQVLKGIDLHINKGEVVSIVGPSGAGKTTLLQILGTLDKADSGSVIVDGIDTGKLSRNKLSEFRNRHLGFVFQFHQLLPEFTAIENIMIPANIAGIKTKEAKARAEELLEFMGLSDRADHKPNELSGGEKQRVAVARALINNPAVILADEPSGSLDSKNKEELHKLFFELRDKFGQTFVIVTHDETLATLTDRTIHLKDGLIQNEQKAENQ from the coding sequence ATGATAGATATCAAAGGTATAACAAAGAGCTTCGGATCGCTTCAGGTGCTCAAGGGTATCGACCTGCATATCAATAAAGGCGAAGTTGTCAGCATCGTCGGGCCGTCAGGTGCAGGCAAAACCACATTGCTCCAGATTCTCGGAACATTGGATAAGGCAGACAGCGGTTCGGTAATCGTTGATGGCATTGATACCGGAAAACTCTCAAGAAACAAGCTCAGCGAGTTTCGCAACCGTCATCTCGGTTTCGTTTTTCAGTTCCATCAGCTTCTTCCGGAATTCACGGCGATTGAGAACATTATGATTCCGGCTAACATCGCCGGAATAAAAACGAAGGAGGCAAAAGCCCGGGCTGAAGAATTGCTGGAATTTATGGGACTCAGCGACCGTGCCGACCACAAGCCTAATGAACTGTCGGGCGGCGAGAAACAGCGCGTTGCCGTGGCACGTGCCCTGATCAATAATCCTGCCGTGATTCTTGCCGACGAACCTTCTGGCAGTCTCGATTCCAAGAATAAGGAGGAGTTGCACAAGCTCTTCTTCGAGTTGAGAGACAAGTTCGGTCAGACCTTCGTTATCGTAACACACGATGAAACGCTGGCAACGCTGACAGACAGGACGATACACCTGAAAGACGGACTGATTCAGAACGAACAGAAAGCCGAGAACCAGTAA
- a CDS encoding FKBP-type peptidyl-prolyl cis-trans isomerase, with product MAKQAYVKKNLEWLVEKAKEDGVLPLPKGIYYKVIKSGSGEGASPSRRSIITVHYTGRTINGKKFDSSRGGTPLAIRLNELIEGWQTALQQMHNGDVWEIYLPAEMGYGKFSQPGIPGGSTLIFEIELIAIG from the coding sequence ATGGCAAAACAAGCGTATGTAAAGAAAAACCTTGAATGGTTGGTAGAAAAGGCAAAGGAGGATGGCGTGCTGCCACTCCCGAAAGGCATATATTATAAGGTAATAAAATCGGGCAGCGGAGAGGGTGCTTCGCCTTCACGGCGCAGCATCATCACGGTCCACTACACCGGCAGAACCATCAACGGAAAGAAATTCGACAGCAGCAGAGGCGGCACGCCACTGGCAATCCGGCTGAACGAACTCATCGAGGGATGGCAGACAGCACTTCAGCAAATGCACAACGGCGATGTATGGGAGATTTATCTGCCGGCGGAAATGGGCTACGGAAAGTTCTCGCAACCAGGAATCCCCGGTGGTTCTACGCTGATTTTCGAGATAGAACTCATTGCCATAGGCTGA
- a CDS encoding S1 RNA-binding domain-containing protein, whose translation MSKIKIGAYNTLTVLKVALREGNGDPFGLYLDGGREGEILMPEKYVPEGISIGDEVNVFVYLDQEERPIATTEKPFAQVGDFAYLECAWVNEYGAFLNWGLTKDLFCPFREQKKRMQIGDSYIVHIHLDEETYRLVASAKIEHYFDEDYPRYKTGQEVDLLIWQKTDLGFKVIVDNKYPGLIYDDQVFHYIHTGDRMKGYIATVRPDGKIDCTLQPVGYKHAEDFAETLLQYLKDNDGVCDLGDKSDAEDIKRRFQVSKKVYKKAVGDLYKRHLITIEPLAIKLV comes from the coding sequence ATGTCGAAAATAAAGATAGGTGCCTACAACACCCTAACTGTACTTAAAGTAGCATTGCGCGAAGGCAATGGCGATCCGTTCGGTCTTTACCTTGACGGTGGTCGCGAAGGCGAGATTCTAATGCCGGAAAAATATGTCCCGGAAGGAATTTCCATCGGCGACGAAGTGAATGTATTCGTGTATCTCGATCAGGAAGAACGTCCTATCGCAACAACGGAAAAGCCTTTTGCGCAGGTTGGCGATTTTGCATATCTGGAATGTGCGTGGGTAAACGAATACGGTGCATTCCTCAATTGGGGACTGACCAAAGATCTCTTCTGTCCGTTCCGCGAACAGAAGAAGCGTATGCAGATAGGCGATTCCTACATCGTGCATATCCATCTCGACGAAGAAACCTATCGACTGGTTGCATCGGCAAAGATTGAACATTATTTTGATGAGGACTATCCCCGCTACAAGACCGGTCAGGAAGTGGACTTGCTGATTTGGCAAAAGACCGACCTCGGATTCAAGGTTATCGTGGATAACAAGTATCCCGGGCTTATATATGATGATCAGGTGTTCCACTATATTCACACAGGCGACCGTATGAAAGGCTACATAGCAACCGTGCGCCCTGACGGAAAAATAGACTGTACGCTGCAGCCTGTCGGATACAAGCACGCAGAAGACTTTGCAGAAACGCTGTTGCAGTATCTCAAGGACAACGACGGCGTGTGCGACCTTGGCGACAAGAGCGATGCAGAAGACATCAAACGCCGTTTTCAAGTGTCGAAGAAAGTCTACAAGAAAGCTGTCGGCGACCTCTACAAGCGTCATCTTATCACGATAGAACCATTGGCAATCAAGTTGGTCTGA
- a CDS encoding cation:proton antiporter → MFNLAQYFPITDPTLIFFVVLLMILLSPIIMGRLRIPHIIGMVLAGVLVGEYGLNILKRDASFELFGSVGLYYIMFLAGLEMDMEGLKKNKVRISMFGVLTFAVPFVLTYFMAVCLLGHSSMSALLLSCIMSSNTLIAYPIVGRYGLTQHPSSTLSVGATMISLLLSLIGMAMIVNSFGGGSGGAFWVWFLLKFALYISGLIWMLPRITRWFLRRYSDAVMQFIFVLAMLFLSAALSDAIGLEGIFGAFFSGLILNRFIPRFSPLMSRIEFTGNALFIPYFLIGVGMLINVRLLFEGTHILWVVLCIVFFGTFGKGIAAYLMGFLLRLPRVMSDMIFGLTSAHAAGAIAMVMVGLKLEVAPGQYLFDDVVLNGIVMMILFTCIISTLVTENAAQRIRLMKKEEPEMVKTDSDEKILIPVKYPEYADSLLSLAMLMRNRKLKREIVALNVVYDDVNIAANQEEGRRLLDHLQQHASAADVPLETQVRIAANIANGIKHAFKEFQASEIIMGLHGRQELTKGFWGEFTQSLYNGLSRQIIITRITQPLNTIRRIQVAVPSRAEFEPGFYRWLERLSRLAANLECRIVFHGRQDTLQLLNGYVRNRHPKVRAEYKEMEHWNEVPKLAAQVNEDHLFVLITARKGTISYKSAMERLPQEVNRFFKGKTIMMIFPDQYGDRMDGMTFAQSQHTEERSAYEVFLSWFHSKFR, encoded by the coding sequence ATGTTCAATTTAGCACAATATTTCCCAATTACTGATCCAACGTTGATATTCTTCGTTGTGCTCCTGATGATTCTGCTGTCGCCGATTATTATGGGACGTCTGCGCATTCCACACATCATCGGAATGGTGCTGGCAGGCGTGCTCGTGGGCGAATACGGGCTGAACATCCTGAAGCGCGATGCCTCCTTCGAGCTTTTCGGCAGCGTGGGTCTCTATTACATTATGTTTCTTGCCGGACTGGAAATGGATATGGAGGGACTGAAGAAGAACAAGGTAAGAATATCTATGTTTGGCGTGCTTACGTTTGCCGTGCCGTTCGTGCTTACCTATTTTATGGCTGTCTGTCTGTTGGGGCATTCCTCTATGTCGGCATTGCTGCTGAGCTGCATAATGTCGTCGAACACGCTGATAGCCTATCCTATCGTGGGGCGATACGGGCTGACGCAGCATCCCAGTTCCACGCTCAGCGTTGGGGCAACGATGATTTCGCTGCTGCTCTCCCTGATAGGGATGGCAATGATAGTAAATTCCTTCGGAGGTGGCAGCGGCGGTGCTTTCTGGGTGTGGTTTCTGCTGAAGTTCGCCCTTTACATCTCGGGGCTCATCTGGATGCTGCCCAGAATCACGCGATGGTTTCTCAGACGGTATTCAGACGCCGTGATGCAGTTCATCTTTGTGCTGGCAATGCTGTTCCTTTCGGCTGCCCTCTCCGATGCAATAGGCCTTGAAGGCATTTTCGGGGCATTCTTCTCGGGCTTGATTCTGAACCGTTTCATTCCGAGATTCTCCCCTCTGATGAGTCGGATAGAATTTACGGGCAACGCATTGTTCATCCCGTATTTCCTTATCGGTGTGGGAATGCTCATCAATGTGCGCCTGCTTTTTGAAGGCACGCACATCCTCTGGGTGGTGCTCTGCATTGTCTTTTTCGGTACGTTCGGCAAGGGGATCGCGGCTTACTTGATGGGCTTTCTGCTGCGGCTGCCAAGAGTTATGTCGGATATGATTTTCGGACTCACGAGTGCGCACGCTGCCGGTGCCATTGCAATGGTAATGGTGGGACTGAAACTGGAGGTTGCGCCGGGGCAATACCTCTTCGACGATGTTGTGCTCAACGGTATCGTGATGATGATTCTCTTCACGTGCATCATCTCAACGCTCGTAACCGAAAACGCAGCACAGCGCATACGACTGATGAAGAAGGAAGAGCCGGAAATGGTAAAGACCGACAGCGACGAGAAGATTCTCATACCGGTGAAATATCCCGAATATGCCGACAGCCTTCTCTCATTGGCAATGCTGATGCGCAACAGGAAACTGAAGCGCGAAATAGTAGCACTGAACGTTGTCTACGACGATGTGAACATAGCAGCCAATCAGGAGGAAGGCAGAAGACTGCTGGACCATCTTCAGCAACACGCCAGTGCTGCCGACGTGCCTTTGGAGACTCAAGTGCGAATTGCTGCCAATATTGCCAATGGAATCAAGCACGCCTTCAAGGAGTTTCAGGCATCGGAAATCATTATGGGACTGCACGGCCGTCAGGAACTGACCAAGGGATTCTGGGGAGAATTTACGCAGAGCCTTTACAACGGACTGAGCCGGCAAATCATCATCACGCGCATCACGCAGCCTTTGAACACCATCCGAAGGATTCAGGTGGCAGTTCCTTCGCGCGCAGAATTTGAACCGGGTTTCTACCGTTGGCTGGAACGCCTCTCACGACTGGCAGCCAATCTTGAATGCCGCATTGTTTTCCACGGCAGACAGGACACGCTGCAACTGCTCAACGGCTATGTGCGCAACCGGCATCCCAAAGTAAGGGCGGAATATAAGGAAATGGAGCATTGGAATGAAGTGCCGAAACTTGCCGCGCAGGTAAACGAGGACCATCTTTTCGTATTGATTACTGCACGCAAAGGCACCATTTCGTATAAATCGGCAATGGAACGTCTGCCACAGGAGGTAAACCGATTCTTCAAGGGCAAGACCATTATGATGATATTCCCCGACCAGTACGGCGACCGTATGGACGGAATGACATTCGCACAGTCGCAGCACACCGAGGAACGGAGTGCCTACGAGGTGTTCCTCAGTTGGTTTCACAGTAAATTCAGATAA
- a CDS encoding ThiF family adenylyltransferase: MQNQFSRTELLLGSPALETLKNSHVIVFGVGGVGGYVVEVLARSGVGSIDIVDDDLVALSNINRQIIATHSSLSKPKVDIAEARIKDINPDCKVRKFQTFYLPETASQFDFSTYDYVVDCIDTVVAKIDIITRCHNLNVPFISSMGAAFKLDATQFCVTDLFKTINDPLAKVLRKKLRKTNVRNVKVVYSPEEPLTSLHPSSSYEQDTQPAEEPTGIAHTKRLTPASNAWVPATAGLIAGGEVIKDLCIKANTMRIE; the protein is encoded by the coding sequence ATGCAAAATCAATTTTCAAGAACCGAACTTTTATTGGGCAGCCCTGCCCTCGAGACATTGAAAAACAGCCACGTAATCGTGTTTGGTGTTGGTGGCGTTGGTGGCTATGTAGTGGAAGTGTTGGCACGAAGTGGCGTGGGCAGCATAGATATTGTGGACGACGACCTTGTTGCACTATCCAATATCAACCGGCAGATTATCGCAACGCACAGTTCACTCAGCAAACCGAAAGTAGACATTGCCGAAGCAAGAATCAAGGACATCAATCCCGATTGCAAAGTACGCAAGTTCCAGACGTTCTATCTTCCCGAAACAGCCTCACAATTCGATTTCTCCACCTACGATTATGTGGTGGACTGCATTGATACCGTGGTGGCTAAAATAGACATCATCACACGTTGCCACAATCTCAACGTCCCTTTTATCAGCAGTATGGGTGCAGCTTTCAAACTGGATGCCACGCAATTCTGCGTAACCGACCTGTTCAAGACCATCAACGACCCTCTTGCAAAGGTGCTGCGAAAGAAACTTCGCAAGACCAATGTGCGCAACGTCAAGGTGGTATATAGTCCGGAAGAGCCACTCACAAGCCTCCATCCCTCTTCCTCTTACGAACAGGATACACAGCCAGCCGAAGAACCGACCGGCATTGCCCACACAAAACGGCTCACTCCCGCTTCGAATGCGTGGGTTCCAGCTACTGCCGGATTGATAGCAGGCGGCGAAGTAATCAAGGATCTTTGCATCAAAGCCAATACAATGCGCATAGAATAA
- a CDS encoding IS30 family transposase, whose product MYHQLISEQRSQIFALLQKKTARKEIAAIVGISQATLSREIKRNSTPSGKYIWTKAHDMAMQRRRRTVSNSRLSDELVWRIKEYIVNDQWSPRQISGYLRVNEGIRVSHQSIYNIIHNDPTGKLAGHTRHQMKYRHHPKGGHLPVKDRVSIHERSKEVDGKRFGDFEMDLNVDPAQRAILTLVEKSTNMLLMQKLPFGKQSKPLAKAVRRLLLPYKDRLKTITTDNGPEFAAHKDITKWLGVPVYFADPYCPWQKGAIENTNKLIRQYIPKKDSFENYTDKRIMAIQKILNERPREKLNFSTPKCEFFKHVL is encoded by the coding sequence ATGTATCATCAATTAATCTCGGAGCAAAGGTCGCAAATTTTCGCCTTACTTCAAAAGAAAACCGCAAGAAAAGAAATTGCCGCCATCGTCGGCATCAGTCAGGCAACACTCTCACGTGAAATCAAACGCAACAGCACGCCCTCGGGAAAGTATATCTGGACGAAGGCGCACGACATGGCCATGCAGCGCAGGAGGCGAACGGTGAGCAACTCCAGACTCTCCGACGAATTGGTCTGGAGAATCAAGGAATATATCGTTAATGACCAATGGTCTCCAAGACAAATATCAGGGTATCTGCGTGTGAATGAGGGGATAAGGGTGTCCCATCAGTCCATCTACAACATCATCCACAATGACCCGACAGGGAAACTTGCCGGGCACACAAGACATCAGATGAAATACAGGCATCACCCCAAGGGTGGGCATCTTCCTGTCAAGGACAGGGTGAGCATCCATGAGAGAAGCAAGGAAGTGGACGGGAAGAGATTTGGAGACTTTGAGATGGACCTGAACGTCGACCCTGCCCAAAGGGCCATACTCACACTGGTGGAGAAATCCACCAATATGTTGCTTATGCAGAAACTGCCATTTGGGAAGCAGTCGAAACCTCTGGCAAAAGCAGTCAGGAGACTGCTGCTGCCATACAAGGACAGACTGAAGACCATTACCACTGACAACGGACCTGAGTTTGCCGCACATAAGGATATCACGAAATGGTTGGGCGTGCCTGTGTACTTTGCAGATCCATATTGTCCATGGCAAAAGGGAGCCATTGAGAATACAAACAAGTTAATCAGACAATATATACCTAAAAAGGATTCCTTTGAGAACTATACGGACAAGAGGATTATGGCCATACAGAAGATATTGAATGAAAGACCAAGGGAAAAACTAAACTTTTCCACACCAAAGTGCGAGTTCTTCAAACATGTGTTGTAA